One part of the Mycobacterium marinum genome encodes these proteins:
- a CDS encoding SDR family NAD(P)-dependent oxidoreductase, which translates to MEISGKKAVVIGGASGMGRATAELLAKRGADVAILDREGSDGKSVAEAIGAAFYPVDVTDFAGTEEILQTAVDRLGGLHVIVTTAGGGIAKRTLTKSGPHDLESFRSVVDLNLIATFNISRLAAAHMADNEPEDDERGVIINTASIAAFEGQIGQVAYTAAKAGIAGMCLTMARDLGSMGIRVLAIAPSLFLTGLTAMVPDEMAAQLVKDAAFPKRMGRPEEYAKLVAAIVDNPMLNGQCLRLDAGQRFAPK; encoded by the coding sequence ATGGAGATCAGCGGCAAGAAGGCCGTCGTTATCGGCGGCGCGTCGGGGATGGGTCGTGCCACCGCCGAATTACTGGCAAAACGCGGTGCTGACGTGGCGATACTGGACCGCGAGGGGTCCGACGGCAAGAGTGTTGCCGAGGCGATCGGCGCGGCGTTCTACCCGGTCGATGTCACCGACTTCGCCGGCACCGAAGAGATCCTGCAGACCGCGGTTGATCGTCTCGGCGGTCTGCACGTCATCGTGACCACCGCCGGCGGTGGTATCGCCAAGCGGACCCTGACCAAGTCCGGTCCACACGACCTCGAATCCTTCCGCTCCGTGGTGGATCTCAACCTCATTGCCACCTTCAACATCAGCCGGCTCGCCGCCGCGCACATGGCCGACAACGAGCCAGAGGACGACGAGCGCGGCGTCATCATCAACACCGCATCCATCGCGGCCTTCGAGGGCCAGATTGGGCAGGTCGCCTACACGGCCGCCAAGGCCGGAATCGCCGGCATGTGTTTGACCATGGCCCGCGATCTGGGCTCGATGGGGATCCGGGTGCTGGCTATTGCGCCGAGCCTGTTCCTCACCGGGCTGACCGCGATGGTCCCCGACGAGATGGCCGCCCAGCTGGTCAAGGACGCCGCCTTCCCGAAGCGGATGGGCCGGCCCGAGGAATACGCCAAGCTGGTCGCGGCCATCGTGGACAACCCGATGCTCAACGGGCAGTGCCTGCGACTGGATGCGGGACAGCGGTTCGCGCCCAAGTGA
- a CDS encoding ATP-dependent DNA ligase: protein MLLIDIASTSLNVGGTSSRLAKVERIADLLRAAAPDPDLVAIVVAWLSGELRQRQIGVGWAALRSLPAAAGSPALTVTGTDAAFSEIGAVSGKGSAAHRRELITRLFAAATETEQAFLVRLLSGELRQGALAGIMVDAVARAAEVPATAVQRAAMLGGDLPTVAAACLAAGSSGAASALDSFTLRAGRPIGPMLAQSAGSITDALERHGGATIFEAKLDGARVQIHRTGDEVTVYTRSLDDVTARLPEVVQATLALPVSDLVADGEAIALQPDGRPHRFQVTASRFGRSVNVAAAQAKQPLSVFFFDILHRDGRDLLDAPTTDRLAALDAVVPARHRVDRLTTADAAAATDFLQATLAAGHEGVMAKSPTAPYLAGRRGAGWLKVKPVHTLDLVVLAVEWGSGRRRGKLSNIHLGARDAATGEFVMLGKTFKGMTDAMLDWQTARFTELAVGGTDGYVVALRPEQVVEVAFDGVQASSRYPGGLALRFARVVRYRDDKGPADADTIDTVRALY from the coding sequence GTGCTCCTCATCGACATAGCAAGCACTTCGCTTAATGTGGGCGGCACCTCGTCTCGGCTGGCCAAGGTCGAACGGATTGCCGACCTGTTGCGCGCCGCCGCCCCCGACCCGGACCTGGTCGCGATCGTCGTGGCGTGGCTCTCCGGCGAGCTGCGGCAGCGCCAGATCGGCGTGGGCTGGGCCGCGTTGCGGTCGCTGCCCGCGGCCGCGGGTAGCCCGGCGCTCACCGTCACCGGTACCGACGCGGCGTTCAGCGAGATCGGCGCGGTGTCGGGTAAGGGGTCTGCGGCCCACCGCCGCGAACTCATCACGCGGTTGTTCGCCGCTGCGACCGAAACCGAGCAGGCCTTTCTGGTGCGGCTGCTCAGCGGCGAACTGCGCCAGGGCGCGCTGGCCGGGATCATGGTCGACGCCGTCGCCAGGGCCGCCGAAGTCCCCGCTACGGCGGTGCAACGAGCCGCCATGCTGGGCGGGGATTTACCGACGGTGGCGGCGGCGTGCCTGGCGGCCGGGTCATCGGGCGCGGCCAGCGCGCTGGACTCGTTCACGCTGCGGGCGGGCAGACCGATCGGGCCAATGCTGGCGCAGAGCGCCGGCAGCATCACCGATGCCCTCGAACGCCATGGCGGTGCAACAATTTTCGAGGCAAAGTTGGATGGCGCCCGGGTTCAGATCCACCGAACCGGTGATGAGGTCACCGTCTATACCCGAAGCCTCGACGACGTCACGGCCCGCCTGCCGGAGGTGGTTCAGGCAACGCTGGCGCTGCCGGTCAGCGACCTTGTTGCCGACGGCGAGGCGATTGCCCTGCAACCAGACGGCCGGCCGCATCGCTTCCAGGTCACCGCATCACGATTTGGCCGGTCGGTGAATGTCGCTGCCGCCCAAGCCAAACAGCCGCTGTCGGTGTTCTTCTTCGACATCTTGCATCGGGATGGACGCGACCTACTCGATGCGCCGACCACCGACCGGCTGGCAGCCCTGGACGCCGTGGTGCCGGCCCGGCACCGAGTCGATCGGCTGACCACCGCAGACGCGGCCGCGGCGACCGATTTTCTGCAGGCAACACTGGCCGCCGGCCACGAAGGCGTGATGGCCAAATCCCCCACCGCGCCCTACCTGGCCGGCCGCCGCGGCGCCGGATGGCTGAAGGTCAAACCGGTGCACACGCTGGACCTGGTGGTGCTCGCGGTGGAGTGGGGGTCAGGACGACGACGCGGCAAGCTGTCCAATATTCACCTCGGCGCCCGCGATGCCGCCACCGGCGAATTCGTGATGCTGGGCAAGACGTTCAAAGGCATGACCGATGCCATGCTGGACTGGCAGACCGCGCGATTCACCGAACTTGCCGTGGGGGGCACCGACGGCTATGTGGTCGCGCTGCGCCCCGAGCAGGTGGTCGAGGTGGCCTTCGACGGCGTGCAGGCGTCCTCGCGTTATCCCGGCGGGCTGGCGTTACGCTTCGCCCGGGTGGTGCGCTACCGCGACGACAAGGGGCCGGCCGACGCAGACACCATCGACACCGTGCGGGCGCTGTATTGA
- a CDS encoding class I SAM-dependent methyltransferase, which yields MTTLARTEPTDRGYESKHRALWALGDYPAVATDLVSPLGPILLEATRISAGDRVLDVAAGSGNVAIPAALAGADVIASDLCPNLLEYGRGLAAARGASLRWVEANAQALPFDTDEFDAVVSCVGVMFAPYHQPCADELVRVCRPGGVIGLISWTPGGFIGEMFTTMKPYLAPPLPGAQPAPLWGTEGHVRELFADRVTDFAVRRGALLVDEFADGASFRDYFKANYGPTIAAYRAIAAEPDRVAALDAELAALGDRYLAGSSAMEWEYLLVTARKR from the coding sequence ATGACGACCCTGGCCCGGACCGAACCGACCGATCGCGGTTACGAAAGCAAGCATCGCGCCCTGTGGGCATTGGGCGACTATCCGGCCGTGGCCACCGATCTGGTGTCGCCACTTGGCCCAATCCTGTTGGAAGCCACTCGAATCAGCGCCGGTGACCGGGTGCTGGATGTCGCGGCCGGATCCGGCAACGTGGCGATACCGGCCGCGCTGGCCGGGGCTGACGTCATCGCCAGCGACCTGTGCCCGAACTTGCTCGAGTATGGCCGGGGGCTGGCGGCCGCCCGTGGTGCCAGCCTGCGCTGGGTGGAGGCCAACGCCCAAGCCTTGCCGTTCGACACCGATGAGTTCGACGCCGTGGTTTCCTGCGTCGGCGTCATGTTCGCGCCGTATCACCAGCCCTGCGCCGACGAGCTGGTTCGAGTGTGCCGGCCCGGCGGGGTGATCGGTTTGATCAGCTGGACCCCAGGCGGATTCATCGGTGAGATGTTCACGACCATGAAGCCCTACCTGGCCCCTCCGCTACCGGGCGCCCAGCCGGCGCCGCTGTGGGGAACCGAAGGCCATGTCCGTGAGTTGTTCGCGGATCGGGTCACCGACTTTGCCGTTCGCCGCGGTGCGTTGCTGGTGGACGAGTTCGCCGACGGTGCGTCCTTCCGTGACTACTTCAAAGCGAACTACGGGCCCACCATTGCGGCCTATCGCGCGATAGCGGCCGAACCCGATCGTGTCGCGGCGCTGGACGCGGAGCTGGCCGCACTCGGCGACCGGTATCTGGCCGGCAGCTCGGCGATGGAATGGGAGTACCTGCTGGTCACCGCGCGCAAGCGGTGA
- a CDS encoding acyl-CoA dehydrogenase — MGIALTDDHRELAEVARAFLTSQKARWAARSLLDSPDESRPPFWQDMVELGWLGLHIDERHGGSGYGLPELVVVVEELGRAVAPGPFVPTVIASAVLAKKGSDEQQTRLLPGLIDGTVTAGIGLDGNVRVENGVASGDAGIVLGAGLAELLLVAAGDDVLVLDRGRSGVSVEVPDNFDPTRRSGRVRLHEVKVSAQDLLPGARAAALARARTVLAAEAVGGAADCVDAAVAYAKVRQQFGRTIATFQAVKHHCANMLVAAESGIAAVWDAARAATEDEEQFQLIAAVAALLAFPAYARNAELNIQVHGGIGFTWEHDAHLHLRRALVDAALLGAEAPARDVFERTAAGATRENSLDLPAEAEELRTRIRADAVEIAALDKAAQLDRLIETGYVMPHWPKPWGRAANAVEQLVIEEEFRKAAIKRPDYSITGWVILTLIQHGTAWQIERFVEKALRQEEIWCQLFSEPEAGSDAASVKTRATRVDGGWKINGQKVWTSGAQYCARGLATVRTDPDVPKHAGITTVIIDMKSPGVEVRPLRQITGGSEFNEVFFNDVFVPDEDVVGTPNSGWTVARATLGNERVSIGGSGGYYEGLAAKLVKLAQNGADRLAGAETRVGYFLAEDHALRLLNLRRAARSVEGAGPGPEGNVTKLKLAEHMVEGAAISAALLGPEIALLDGPGAVIGRMVMGARGMAIAGGTSEVTRNQIAERILGMPRDPLIN, encoded by the coding sequence ATGGGTATCGCATTGACCGACGACCATCGCGAGCTTGCCGAGGTAGCCCGCGCGTTCTTGACCTCGCAGAAGGCGCGCTGGGCGGCGCGTTCGCTGCTCGATTCACCCGATGAGTCGCGACCACCCTTCTGGCAGGACATGGTCGAGCTCGGTTGGCTCGGCTTGCACATCGACGAGCGTCACGGCGGCTCCGGCTACGGATTGCCTGAACTTGTCGTGGTAGTCGAAGAACTCGGCCGTGCGGTGGCGCCCGGACCCTTTGTGCCCACCGTTATCGCTTCGGCGGTGCTCGCCAAGAAGGGCAGCGACGAGCAGCAGACGCGGCTGCTGCCGGGCCTGATCGACGGCACCGTCACCGCCGGCATCGGCCTCGACGGCAACGTACGGGTCGAGAACGGGGTCGCCAGCGGTGATGCCGGGATCGTGCTGGGCGCGGGACTGGCCGAGCTGCTGCTGGTCGCCGCGGGGGACGACGTGCTGGTGCTGGACCGCGGCCGCAGCGGTGTGTCGGTGGAGGTTCCGGACAACTTCGATCCCACGCGGCGCTCGGGGCGGGTGCGGTTGCACGAGGTGAAGGTCAGCGCGCAGGACCTCTTGCCCGGCGCCCGGGCCGCGGCGCTGGCCCGGGCCCGGACCGTGCTGGCCGCCGAGGCGGTCGGCGGCGCGGCCGACTGCGTCGACGCCGCTGTCGCCTACGCCAAGGTGCGCCAGCAATTCGGTCGCACCATCGCCACTTTCCAAGCGGTGAAACACCATTGCGCGAACATGCTGGTGGCCGCCGAGTCTGGGATCGCCGCGGTATGGGATGCCGCGCGGGCAGCCACCGAGGACGAAGAACAGTTCCAGCTCATCGCCGCAGTGGCCGCGCTGCTGGCGTTCCCGGCCTACGCGCGCAACGCCGAACTCAACATCCAGGTGCACGGCGGGATCGGATTCACCTGGGAGCATGACGCGCATCTGCATCTACGCCGGGCGCTGGTGGATGCGGCCCTGTTGGGCGCGGAAGCGCCGGCTCGTGATGTCTTCGAGCGCACCGCCGCCGGAGCGACGCGAGAGAACAGCCTGGACCTGCCCGCCGAGGCCGAAGAATTGCGTACCCGGATCCGGGCCGACGCCGTCGAGATCGCTGCCCTCGACAAGGCTGCCCAACTCGACAGGCTGATCGAGACCGGTTATGTGATGCCGCACTGGCCCAAGCCGTGGGGGCGCGCGGCGAATGCGGTGGAGCAGCTGGTGATCGAGGAGGAGTTCCGCAAGGCGGCCATCAAACGCCCGGACTATTCAATCACCGGCTGGGTGATCCTGACGCTCATTCAGCACGGGACCGCTTGGCAGATCGAGCGATTCGTGGAGAAGGCGCTGCGGCAGGAGGAGATCTGGTGCCAGCTGTTCTCCGAGCCGGAGGCCGGATCGGATGCGGCCTCGGTCAAGACCCGCGCCACCCGGGTCGATGGCGGCTGGAAGATCAACGGCCAGAAGGTGTGGACCAGCGGCGCGCAGTACTGCGCCCGCGGTCTGGCCACCGTACGCACCGATCCTGACGTGCCCAAACACGCGGGCATCACCACGGTGATCATCGATATGAAGTCGCCCGGGGTCGAGGTCCGCCCGCTGCGCCAGATCACCGGTGGTTCGGAATTCAACGAGGTGTTCTTCAACGACGTGTTCGTTCCCGACGAAGATGTCGTCGGCACGCCCAACTCTGGCTGGACGGTCGCGCGGGCGACATTGGGCAACGAGCGGGTCAGCATCGGCGGCAGCGGTGGCTACTACGAGGGCCTGGCCGCCAAGCTGGTCAAGCTGGCCCAGAACGGGGCGGATCGATTGGCCGGCGCCGAGACTCGGGTCGGGTACTTCCTGGCCGAAGACCACGCGCTGCGGCTGCTCAACCTGCGCCGGGCCGCGCGCAGCGTCGAAGGTGCCGGTCCGGGGCCGGAGGGCAACGTCACCAAGCTCAAGCTGGCCGAACACATGGTGGAGGGCGCGGCCATCTCGGCGGCCTTGCTGGGCCCCGAGATCGCCCTGCTGGATGGCCCCGGCGCGGTGATCGGCCGGATGGTGATGGGCGCTCGCGGCATGGCGATCGCGGGCGGCACCTCGGAGGTGACCCGCAACCAGATCGCCGAGCGGATCCTCGGCATGCCGCGTGATCCTTTGATCAACTAG
- a CDS encoding thiolase family protein encodes MKHFEKDAILSGIGISRIGRRTGIPGLELTMEAVRAAVADAGLTPADVDGIATLGDTPAADVNAELQIDAPDCGTGFGTGGLLSPVMSACRAVAERRARHVIVYRTIQMLGGAVALQPEQDAPAPPLARMFDVAEGAPRPAVGPMDDITDLIAAHAYSAANWLALNCRRHMELYGTTREQLGWVALNGRRNAALNPLAVYREPMTMADYLGARPVSTPLGLLDCDVPIDGCVAVLVSTAEYARDCPHRAVRVEAIGGSDGSGGWFHRADYPKMAMSDAAAQMWSRTALKPADLEVAQLYDGFTFLTLAWLEALGICADGEAGPFVEGGARIARDGKLPLNTYGGQLSAGRMHGYWALHEGCLQLRGDAGQRQVPRRPEVGVVSVGGGPIAGCMLLTC; translated from the coding sequence ATGAAGCACTTCGAGAAAGACGCGATCCTATCCGGTATCGGGATTTCGCGGATCGGCCGTCGAACCGGCATCCCCGGGCTCGAACTGACCATGGAGGCGGTGCGGGCCGCCGTTGCCGACGCCGGCCTGACCCCAGCTGATGTCGACGGCATCGCGACGCTGGGTGACACCCCGGCCGCCGACGTCAACGCCGAACTGCAGATCGACGCCCCGGACTGCGGAACCGGCTTCGGTACCGGCGGGTTGTTGAGCCCGGTGATGTCGGCCTGCCGTGCCGTCGCCGAGCGGCGCGCCCGTCATGTGATCGTTTACCGGACCATTCAGATGCTGGGCGGCGCCGTTGCGCTCCAACCGGAGCAGGACGCTCCCGCCCCGCCGCTGGCCCGCATGTTCGATGTTGCCGAGGGTGCCCCGCGTCCGGCGGTGGGGCCGATGGACGACATCACCGATCTGATTGCGGCGCATGCCTACTCGGCGGCGAACTGGCTGGCGCTGAACTGCCGCCGCCACATGGAGCTGTATGGCACCACCAGGGAGCAGCTGGGCTGGGTCGCCCTCAACGGGAGGCGCAACGCGGCGTTGAATCCGCTTGCCGTTTATCGCGAACCCATGACCATGGCCGACTACCTGGGGGCGCGCCCGGTGTCCACACCATTGGGCTTGCTCGATTGCGATGTGCCCATCGACGGCTGCGTCGCGGTGCTGGTCTCGACCGCCGAATACGCGCGTGATTGTCCGCACCGCGCTGTCCGGGTCGAGGCAATTGGGGGCTCCGATGGGTCCGGCGGCTGGTTTCACCGCGCCGACTATCCCAAGATGGCGATGTCGGACGCCGCGGCGCAGATGTGGTCGCGCACCGCGTTGAAACCAGCCGATCTCGAGGTCGCGCAGTTGTATGACGGCTTTACGTTTCTGACCCTGGCCTGGCTGGAAGCCCTGGGCATTTGCGCCGACGGCGAAGCCGGCCCGTTTGTCGAGGGCGGAGCGCGAATAGCGCGTGACGGGAAGCTGCCGCTCAACACCTACGGTGGCCAGCTATCGGCGGGACGCATGCATGGCTACTGGGCACTGCATGAAGGCTGTCTACAGTTGCGCGGGGATGCGGGGCAGCGGCAGGTGCCGCGCCGCCCAGAGGTCGGGGTGGTTTCTGTGGGCGGAGGACCGATTGCCGGATGCATGTTGTTGACGTGTTGA
- a CDS encoding winged helix-turn-helix transcriptional regulator, translated as MSTYSQFCPVAKAMELLDERWTLLVVRELLLGSTHFNDLRRGVPKMSPALLSKRLKSLTKAGVVERSDIEGRTSYSLTTCGRELATVVDALGEWGIRWIPELGDEDLDPHLLMWDIRRTVPIDAWPRARTVLAFRLAGVAPKAARWWLLVSEGEADVCDFDPGYQVAATVETSLLTLTQLWRGDQSWSRAMLNGGVRIDGPAQVRRSVPTWLGQSRLAAVPRPA; from the coding sequence ATGTCCACATACAGCCAGTTCTGCCCGGTCGCCAAGGCGATGGAGTTGCTCGACGAACGATGGACGCTGCTGGTGGTTCGGGAGCTGCTGCTGGGCAGCACGCATTTCAACGACCTGCGCCGCGGGGTACCCAAAATGTCACCGGCGTTGTTGTCCAAGCGACTCAAGTCGTTGACCAAGGCCGGTGTCGTTGAACGCAGCGATATCGAGGGGCGCACCTCGTACTCGCTGACAACCTGCGGTCGCGAGCTCGCCACGGTGGTGGATGCACTCGGCGAGTGGGGCATTCGCTGGATACCAGAGCTCGGCGACGAAGACCTCGATCCGCACCTGTTGATGTGGGATATCCGGCGCACCGTACCCATCGACGCGTGGCCGCGGGCCCGCACGGTCCTGGCGTTCCGGTTGGCCGGTGTGGCACCCAAAGCCGCACGCTGGTGGCTGCTGGTGTCCGAGGGAGAGGCCGACGTGTGCGATTTCGACCCCGGCTATCAGGTTGCCGCGACCGTCGAGACCAGCCTGCTCACGCTGACTCAGCTCTGGCGCGGGGACCAGTCCTGGTCGCGGGCGATGCTCAACGGCGGGGTGCGCATCGACGGGCCGGCGCAGGTGCGCCGGTCGGTGCCGACCTGGCTCGGCCAATCGCGCCTGGCGGCGGTCCCCCGCCCGGCCTGA
- a CDS encoding IS481-like element ISMyma6 family transposase translates to MSHANASLTPRGRLRLARCVVDDRWTYARAAERFQCSTATAKKWADRYRVGGPEAMVDRSSRPHRSPGRLPQRRERRIIKIRFTRRWGPHRIAAHLRLARSTVEAVLRRYRMPLLRDLDQASGLPVRRPQPRRYEHPAPGDLVHLDVKKLGRIPDGGGHRKLGRHAGRRNRSGVGYAFVHHAVDDHSRLAYSEILTDERKDTAAGFWLRANGFFVDHGITVKRVLTDNGNCYRSKVFADSLGEEIAHKRTRPYRPQTNGKVERFNRTLASEWAYAQTYLSEVQRAATYQDWLHYYNHHRPHTGIGGKTPIERLRVHNLPVKNT, encoded by the coding sequence ATGTCCCACGCTAATGCCTCATTGACTCCGCGGGGGCGGTTGCGGCTGGCCCGCTGTGTCGTCGATGACCGTTGGACCTATGCCCGAGCCGCCGAGCGGTTCCAGTGCTCGACGGCCACGGCCAAGAAATGGGCTGACCGTTACCGCGTTGGCGGTCCAGAGGCCATGGTCGATCGCTCCAGTCGTCCGCATCGCAGTCCAGGTCGGCTTCCCCAGCGTCGGGAGCGGCGCATCATCAAAATCCGCTTCACGCGGCGCTGGGGGCCGCACCGCATCGCCGCGCATTTGCGGCTGGCCCGCTCGACGGTGGAAGCGGTGCTGCGCCGTTACCGGATGCCGTTGCTGCGCGATCTCGATCAAGCCAGTGGGCTGCCGGTGCGCCGGCCCCAACCGCGCCGTTACGAGCATCCCGCACCCGGGGATTTGGTTCACCTCGACGTCAAGAAGCTAGGTCGCATTCCCGACGGTGGTGGGCACCGCAAGTTGGGTCGTCACGCCGGTCGACGCAACCGTAGCGGCGTGGGGTATGCGTTTGTGCACCATGCCGTCGATGATCATTCGCGGCTGGCCTACTCCGAGATCCTCACCGACGAACGTAAAGACACCGCCGCAGGGTTCTGGTTGCGGGCTAACGGGTTTTTCGTCGATCACGGGATCACCGTCAAGCGTGTGTTGACTGACAACGGAAACTGTTACCGGTCAAAAGTTTTCGCCGATTCACTCGGCGAGGAGATCGCCCACAAGCGCACTCGCCCGTACCGTCCTCAGACCAACGGAAAAGTCGAGAGGTTCAACCGCACCCTGGCCAGCGAATGGGCCTACGCGCAGACCTACCTGTCGGAGGTCCAACGCGCGGCAACTTATCAGGACTGGCTGCACTACTACAATCACCATCGACCCCACACCGGCATCGGCGGAAAAACACCCATCGAACGCCTACGCGTTCACAACCTGCCAGTGAAGAACACCTAG
- a CDS encoding Zn-ribbon domain-containing OB-fold protein: protein MSAEPIFSLLIEHCDACARWVHPATGRCDECGAALVPRPVSGRGTVFTYTVNHHRYHPDIPTPYVIALVELSEQAGLRVAANIVDCEPDSVTCGMPVAIRPERGTGGAPLFAPAGR, encoded by the coding sequence GTGTCCGCCGAGCCGATCTTCTCGCTGCTCATCGAGCACTGCGATGCTTGCGCTCGCTGGGTACACCCGGCAACCGGACGGTGCGATGAGTGCGGCGCCGCGCTGGTGCCACGTCCGGTATCCGGGCGCGGCACGGTGTTTACCTACACGGTCAACCACCACCGGTACCACCCGGACATCCCGACGCCCTACGTCATCGCCCTGGTAGAACTCAGCGAGCAAGCTGGGCTGCGAGTGGCCGCCAATATCGTTGATTGCGAACCCGATTCGGTGACCTGTGGCATGCCGGTCGCTATCCGGCCGGAGCGGGGCACCGGCGGGGCGCCGCTTTTCGCACCGGCCGGGCGCTGA
- a CDS encoding FadR/GntR family transcriptional regulator → MSVEPDVIRADKRAARVARHIEAEIVRRGWTVGASLGSEGALQQRYGVSRSVLREAVRLVEHHQVARMRRGPNGGLLICAPDAGPATRAVVIYLEYLGITLGELLDARLVFEPLAASLAAEHIDEAGIDRLRAVLRAEEQRKPGLPAARDEFHVALARQSKNPVLQLFIEILMRLTRRYALTSRTDTVAEAFEAVDQMHNDHAAIAAAVTAGDSARAKTLSEQHVQQVTGWLQQHQPGGDAKLAHVPRRSLRLDSETPPGKLAEVLAATIADDIAVSGWQLGSVFGTETALLHRYRVSRAALREAVRLLEYHSVARMRRGPGGGLVVTKPQSQASIDTIALYLQYRQPSREDLRCVRDAIEIANVAKVVEQRARPEVASVLDELGVTSDFAFEDAADAARKVAVEEFGFHVGLAQLAGNALLDLFLRIIVELFQRHWSSTEHQQPTFNDVGAVEHAHQRIREAIIAGDDSLARYRIRRHLDAAASWWL, encoded by the coding sequence TTGAGCGTTGAGCCGGATGTGATCCGGGCGGACAAGCGAGCCGCAAGAGTCGCCCGCCACATTGAGGCCGAGATCGTGCGCCGCGGGTGGACAGTGGGGGCGTCGCTGGGTTCCGAGGGCGCTCTGCAACAGCGGTATGGCGTAAGTAGATCGGTGCTGCGTGAAGCGGTTCGGCTCGTCGAGCACCATCAGGTCGCCAGGATGCGTCGCGGACCCAACGGTGGGCTGCTCATCTGCGCGCCCGATGCCGGACCTGCGACCCGGGCCGTCGTTATCTACCTCGAATATCTCGGCATCACCCTGGGGGAATTGCTCGACGCGCGGCTGGTGTTCGAGCCGCTGGCGGCCTCGCTTGCCGCCGAGCACATCGACGAAGCCGGGATCGACCGGCTGCGAGCGGTGTTACGCGCGGAGGAACAGCGCAAGCCGGGGCTGCCGGCTGCGCGTGACGAGTTCCATGTGGCGCTGGCGCGGCAGTCGAAAAATCCAGTCCTGCAACTCTTTATCGAAATCCTGATGAGGTTGACCCGCCGCTACGCGCTCACTTCGCGCACAGATACGGTGGCCGAGGCATTTGAGGCTGTCGACCAGATGCACAACGACCACGCGGCCATCGCTGCAGCCGTCACGGCGGGGGATTCGGCGCGTGCCAAGACGCTCAGCGAGCAGCACGTGCAACAGGTGACCGGTTGGCTGCAACAGCATCAACCTGGCGGGGATGCCAAGCTGGCGCACGTGCCGCGCCGGTCGCTGCGGCTGGACTCCGAGACCCCGCCCGGCAAGCTCGCCGAAGTGTTGGCCGCCACGATCGCCGACGACATCGCCGTCAGCGGCTGGCAGCTCGGTTCGGTCTTCGGGACCGAAACAGCGTTGCTGCACCGCTATCGGGTGAGCCGTGCGGCGCTGCGGGAAGCCGTGCGGCTACTGGAGTATCACTCGGTGGCGCGTATGCGCCGCGGTCCCGGTGGTGGGCTGGTGGTCACCAAACCACAGTCGCAGGCCAGCATCGACACGATTGCGCTCTACCTGCAGTACCGCCAGCCCAGCCGCGAGGATCTGCGTTGTGTTCGCGACGCCATCGAGATCGCAAACGTAGCCAAAGTCGTGGAGCAGCGCGCCCGGCCCGAGGTGGCATCGGTCCTCGACGAGCTGGGTGTGACCAGCGACTTCGCCTTCGAGGACGCCGCAGACGCTGCCCGCAAGGTCGCCGTCGAGGAGTTCGGCTTTCATGTCGGGCTGGCTCAGCTGGCGGGCAACGCACTATTGGACTTGTTTCTGCGGATAATCGTCGAATTGTTTCAACGGCACTGGTCCAGCACCGAACACCAGCAGCCGACGTTCAACGATGTCGGCGCCGTCGAACATGCGCATCAGCGGATTCGCGAGGCGATCATCGCCGGCGATGACAGCCTGGCCCGCTACCGCATCCGCCGTCACCTCGATGCTGCGGCGTCCTGGTGGCTCTAG
- a CDS encoding Crp/Fnr family transcriptional regulator, producing MSERRGSGFREAVTLFTGGAQPSESQVRHAAWVARCVGRGAAAPLHPNDLTALAGTLSQHQFTSGAVLFNLGQDPTGVWIVRQGQIELAVGAGRRRAVVDVLRGGDVDGDIPLLLEMPMAYTARALEDSTCLYLDRANFESLLAGHPNIARRWLSSVAQRVSAGQARLIALLGRPLPAQVAQLLLDESSEGSVQLAQRTLSAMLGVQRPSLNKILKGFERDGLIAVGYAEISIVDVNGLSARAR from the coding sequence ATGAGCGAACGCCGCGGATCGGGATTTCGAGAGGCGGTCACCCTTTTCACCGGTGGCGCGCAACCCAGTGAGTCGCAAGTCCGCCACGCCGCGTGGGTGGCCCGCTGCGTCGGGCGGGGAGCGGCAGCGCCGCTGCATCCCAACGACCTCACGGCTCTCGCCGGAACCCTTAGTCAACATCAGTTCACCTCCGGGGCAGTACTTTTCAATCTCGGCCAAGATCCGACCGGGGTGTGGATTGTGCGACAGGGACAGATCGAGCTCGCGGTGGGTGCGGGGCGGCGGCGCGCAGTCGTCGATGTGCTGCGCGGCGGCGATGTCGACGGAGACATTCCGCTGTTGCTGGAGATGCCGATGGCCTATACCGCCCGCGCGCTCGAGGACAGCACTTGCCTCTATCTGGACCGGGCGAACTTCGAGAGCCTACTGGCAGGCCACCCCAACATCGCGCGGCGCTGGCTGTCATCGGTCGCACAGCGCGTCTCAGCCGGGCAAGCCCGGCTCATTGCCCTGCTGGGCCGACCGCTTCCGGCTCAGGTTGCCCAGCTACTGCTCGACGAATCATCGGAAGGATCAGTACAACTCGCGCAACGCACGCTATCGGCGATGCTCGGTGTGCAGCGGCCGTCTCTGAACAAGATCCTCAAGGGCTTTGAACGTGACGGGTTGATCGCCGTCGGCTACGCCGAGATATCGATCGTTGACGTCAACGGGCTCAGCGCCAGAGCGCGCTAG